Part of the Pyrobaculum calidifontis JCM 11548 genome, CCGCGGCGGCCATCAGGGTGTACGTGGCGAAGCCGCCCACAGTTATCAATGCCCAGCTTATCTTAGCCGCCCCCTCGTGGTACCACCTCCCAGTGAGGTGGGGGAAGTAGTACAGCAGGGCGCCGAAGGCGGCGAAGGCGATGGCGTTGACTATGTAGTGGAAGTGGCCGATGACGAAGTAGGTGTCCTGCAGGTGCAGGTCGAGGGTCACCACGGGGAAGAAGACCCCAGTGACGCCGCCTACTATGAAGAAGAGGAGGAAGGTCAACATGAAGAGCATGGGGGCCTTCAGCCTTATGCGCCCGCCGTAGAGGGTCGCCACCCAGTTGAACACCTTGACCCCCGACGGTATGGCCACCGCCATGGTGGTTATGGCAAAGGCTATCCTAGGCGCGTAGTCCTGCACCGCGGTAAACATGTGGTGCATCCAGACGGCGAAGCTTATAGACGCTATGGCCACAGATGAGATGGCAATGGCGGTGTAGCCGTAGGCCCTCCGACCCGCCATACGCTGTATAATCTCAGAGACAAGCCCCATGGCTGGGAGCACCAAGATGTAGACCTCGGGGTGGCCAAAGAACCAGAAGATGTGTTGCCAAAGCCTCGGGTCGCCGATTGGCTGGTCAAAGAAGGCCATGCCCAAGTGGCGCTCGAGGATGAGCATTATGGAGCCAACCGCCAGAGGCGGCAGGGCGGCCACCATCAAGAGTGAGGCGGCAAGTATAGACCAGGCAAAGAGGGACATGTCCAACATGGGTATGTCCGGCCTACGCAGACGCGTAATTGTAAGTATGAAGTTTATACCAGTCAGCGTGGAGGAGAAGCCGCCTATGATTATGCCGAAGAGTATCAGATCTACGCCAATTGATTGAGACCTAGTGGAGAGCGGGGCGTAGAGGGTCCACCCGGGGGCGTCTCCCTGTTGCCAGAAGAGGGCGCCGCTCCAGAAGAGGATGGTGGCGGGCACCTGCATCCAGAAAGAGAGGGCGTTTATCCGAGGCCAGTAGAGGTCAGGCGCGCCTATGAGCTTGGGAACAAGCAAATTGCCCAGTCCCACGACGGCCTGCGTGGCGAATAGGAGCAACATGGCAAGGCCGTGGAGAGACATAGCCCAGTAGTAGAGCCGGTCTGGGAACTCAGCAGGCGTGGGAGAGCCGGGCGGAGTTGCGGCAATGGTGAGCCTCATGTAGAAGGCCATGACGCCAGCCAACACGAAGTTTATGACGGACAGCGTTATGTACATGATGCCTATCTTGTGGGCATCCGTCGTAGTTAAATAGTCGAGAAGCTTCTCCAACACATGCATGTGGTCTAGTGTGTCCTTCTTTAAAAATTTTCTTCCAAAAAACAACAGAATTGGAAATTAGCCAACAACTATCAACTTGGCGAGCATGAGGTAGTGCTTTGCGCCGCAGTACTCCGCGCAGAGTATGTTGTAGACGCCGGGCTTGTCCACCTGAAGCCACATGGTGTACCAGAAGCCCGGCACCGCGTCGTACTTAATGCCGAGCTCTCTTATGTAGAAGGAGTGCACCACGTCTAAGGAGGTTATTTCCAACTTGTACAACTTCCCCCTCTCTATCACCAGCTCGTTGAAGGTCTTGGTACCGTTTGGATATTCAAACACCCACGAGAACTGGCGCCCGTAGACCTTTATCACCTCGTACCCCCCTGTGCCAAATGCGGCCTTGCCCGCCGTCTTGCCGTAGTTGTCTACCGCGTACAGCCCCACCGCCGTTATGTAGGCTAAGAAGCCCAAGATGGCGGCGGCGCCGAAGATGGTCAAATACTCAAGGACCTTCCCCCTCTCCATGGTCACCCGCCCTGAACTTTACTGTGAAGTACACCATGGCGCCTATGAATATACTGGCCACGACGCCCGCCGCCACGACAACGGCGGTGTACGCGTCAAATATGACCTGGGAGATGTAGGAAGCGGGCTCAAAGGGAGGCTTCCCGAAGTTTACCACGTACAGCCACGCCAGCAGTACCAATGTGCACACAGCTGTGAGCAAGAGGTAATCTTTCTTCGAAAACATGTGCGAGAGAACTCAAAAGTTAAAAAATTTACCTTTTAGCGCACAGGCGTTAGTGCAACACTAGGGCGATTAGGAAGAGGGCTAGGGCGGGGGACGAGGCCTTGAACATCTTCCAGAAGGCGTCGTCGCTCTTTTTCACAAGGGCCAGCGCGCTTGTGTACAAGGTGAGGCCCACCGCGGGGGCCACAAACACATAGCCGAGGGGATCTCCCCCGAAGAGCACATAGAGGAACGCCATGTACAACGCCGACGCTATGTTCAAGAGCGAAATGGCCACCACCGCGGTGCGCTGGTCGACTACTGTGGAGAACATGGGGACACCCGCCCGCCTGTAGTCCTCTCTGTACCTATACGCCAGAGACCATATGTGCGCCGGGATCCAGAGATATACGGCGAAGGACATCAAGACGCCGGGCCAGTCCAACGTCCCCCTCCCGAAGACGTAGCCGGTGAGGAATGAGGCGTTGCCCGCGAATCCCCCCGCCAAGACGTTGAGCCAGCTCCTCCGCTTCAGCCACACAGTGTAAACCACGACGTAGGAAAACCACCCCAGCACGACAAAAAGCGTCGGGAGAGGCCCCAGCCACGCGAGGCTGAGCAAGACGCCTAGGGCCGAAACGGCCGAGGCATAGGCAAACGCAGCCCCCACCGAGACCAACCCCCTGGGCAACGGCCGCGCCGCAGTCCTCGACATCAACGCGTCGATGTCTCTCTCAAATACGTGGTTAAAGGCGGCGGCCCCCCCGGACGACAAGACGCCCACCACCACCAACGCCAAGAGACTCCCCCAATCCACCACCGGCGCCGCATATACATAGCCAGCGACACTCGCCAATACCAAAAGCCAAATAACCCGCGGCTTCAAAAGCACTAGATAAGGCTTAACCATGGGGGAAGTGAAATATTACCTTATATACTTAAACTCGAAACAAGGCCGTTTTTGTATAAAACTCACTTCGACGCGGCCATCTTCATCAATTCCACTAGGGCTGGGACGTATTCTTTTTCCCACTGGTCGCCGTATAGGGACTTGTAGGCGGCTATCTGCGCCGTCATGGTGGTGGCGTACTGCGGGGGCTGGGTGAGGAATTTGGCCAAGAGCTCGGCCGCCTTCGCCGGATCTGAGGCGGGGTTTTGAAGGCCGTTCTCCTTGTAGTATCTCCCAAGCCACTGAGACTGAGAGTCTAACAACGCCTTACTCAAGTCTGGCCCCACATTCCCCCCAGACACGCCAAGAGACTTAATCGAGTGACAAGCCACACACCCAACCTCCTTGAAAAAGGAAAGGCCCTTGTTGGCCAACTCGGCGTTGTATAACGGCGCAGAAGGCGGTTGCTCGGTAGTTTGAGGCTGTTGAGTCTGAGTAGTAGTCTGCGTTGGCGAGGGGGAAGTGGTTGGGGAGGGGTGCGTTGGGGTCTGGGTGGCGGGGGTGCCTAAGCCCACTAAGGCCAGCGCCGCGACTACGACTATTATAACCACGGCGATTATTATCACCAGAGATGTTTTCATTAAATATTCGATATCTATACTTTTTTAAAAACGTTTCTTCTAAGGTGGGCCATTTGCTTCGGCGCTGAGAGAAGTGGGGGAAAACGGGGATTAAGCCTATCTCCTCTTAGCCAAAGCCGCCACGACAGCTGCGCCGACGGCCGTGATCATGATCAACGTGGTAGAGATGGCAGGAGGTGTTGCCGTCGTGGGCTGTGACGTCGGCGTGGGAGCGGAGTAGCCGCACCTTCTCTCTGCTATGTCTATTAGGTACTTGGCGAGGGTTTCTGGGGATGGGAGGCCTCTTACTCTGCCTAGGATTTTTCCGTCTTTTACCACGATCCAGTCTACGCTGTGGACTATGTAGGGGCCTGTGGGTCTCTGTTCCACGTACCTATAGACGCCGTATGCCGACCACACTCTCTCCAGTGTCTTCGGGTCGCCTGTGAGAAAAGTCCAGTTGTACCTATTGCCCGTCGAATATGCATATAGGCGCCTTGGCGTATCTCTCTCGGGGTCTAGAGAGACGTCTAAGACAGCCCCTATATAGCCCCTTATCATCGGCAGAGTGCGGTTGAGGACGAGGTGCATTGTGGGGCACACGTCTGGGCACCAGCTGTAGGTGAAGGTGATTAGGACGGGCCTAGACCAGAGCTCTGAGAGAGTGACGGTGCGGTTGAACTGGTCTACTAGGGTAAAGTCGGCGGCGGCTGGCTCCTGGCCTGGGATGTAGCACGTGGGGACAATCCGCTCAAATAGGCCGCTGTGCTCCTCGGCGGTGGTCTGTCCAGACTGCATGACGAGGGCGACGACAAAGGGGAGAACTATGGCTACTGCGAGTAGGATAAGAGACCGGGTGGACATGTAAAAAAGGGAGGTTTTTGCCTTAAAAGTTTAGCTAGTCGTCACAGGGGCGCCTGTGAGCGGGTTGTAGGGCGGGGCTGGGCTCAAGCCTCTGGAGTACACCTCTATCGCTGGCAGCGAGTAGGCGATTACGATCAGCACTAGGCCTATCAATATTACGAGGCCCAGCTTGTCGAAGAATGTGGCGCGGTCGGGGTCTGGGGATATCTTCACCTCGCCGCCGCTCAGTCTCACCCTGGGGCCTGCAAATATTGTGGCAAAGGTCAGCAGTAGGAACAGGGCGCCTCCCAGCGCGAAGGTGACGCCGCCCACTGCGCCGAGCTGGAGGAGCGGAATCCAGTCGGGCACGAAATGGGCGCCTTGCGTCAAGTCGGGGTTCTGCAGATAGGGCGGCAGATAGGTCCTCCGCGGCGCTCCATATATTCCCGCCAGGTGGTAGGCGAAGCCGAAGATGAGCTGGCCTATGAACCACAGCGTGGGCACCGCGATCAAGAGCCTCTTGGCCACGTAGTCTCTGCCAAACAAGAGCGGCACCAGCAGGAAGGAGGTGGAGATGAATGTCAGCGTCACGCCGCCGCCCACCGTCAAGTGGAAGTGGCCCACTATCCAGGCGGTGTTGTGCACCATATAGTTCACGTTAAAGGAGGCGTTAACCACGCCGGAGAAGCCAGCAATTCCAAAGAGGATTATGGCAAAGGTTATGCCGGTGAAGACAGGGTCTTTGCCCCAGGGCAACGCGGTTATCCAGCCGAAGAGGCCCTTCCCACCCCTGGCCCTGCCCGCCCTCTCCAGAGTGGCTACTATGTTAAAGGCCGTGAGGAAGCTGGGCACAGCCACCACGTACGTGAGCACCGTGTGCAAATACTTGTACACCGGGTGGACGCCCGGGTCTACGAACTGGTGGTGCAGGCCCACCGGGGTGGAGGCTATTAGGTAGAGGAAGAAGGCGGCCTTGGCCATGGTCTTGCTGAACACCTCCACGCCGAGCACTCTGGGCAAGATGGTGTACCATACAGTCACCGCGGGCACTAGCCAGAAGTAGACCAGCGGGTGGCCAAAGTACCAGAACCACAGCCTCCACTCCAAGACGTCTACTGGGGCGTTGGAGCCGAAGAGG contains:
- a CDS encoding cytochrome c oxidase subunit II; protein product: MERGKVLEYLTIFGAAAILGFLAYITAVGLYAVDNYGKTAGKAAFGTGGYEVIKVYGRQFSWVFEYPNGTKTFNELVIERGKLYKLEITSLDVVHSFYIRELGIKYDAVPGFWYTMWLQVDKPGVYNILCAEYCGAKHYLMLAKLIVVG
- a CDS encoding cbb3-type cytochrome c oxidase subunit I, producing MATTTKFVFEDRFAKVAITFSYIMLLLGGLFGFLQVLSRAPGMPQLETPELYYSGLTLHGTALAILWTAFFIMGLAVFVVTRELDMRLNPVLLRSACVLAVLGTLMAAVEILRGEAAVLYTFYPPLYASPLFFIGLAVLLIGTWLFGAAILHAIFKWKAANRDKEVPLGVYGVFTTVMIWLYATPPLAYAVLFRSLPMALFGSNAPVDVLEWRLWFWYFGHPLVYFWLVPAVTVWYTILPRVLGVEVFSKTMAKAAFFLYLIASTPVGLHHQFVDPGVHPVYKYLHTVLTYVVAVPSFLTAFNIVATLERAGRARGGKGLFGWITALPWGKDPVFTGITFAIILFGIAGFSGVVNASFNVNYMVHNTAWIVGHFHLTVGGGVTLTFISTSFLLVPLLFGRDYVAKRLLIAVPTLWFIGQLIFGFAYHLAGIYGAPRRTYLPPYLQNPDLTQGAHFVPDWIPLLQLGAVGGVTFALGGALFLLLTFATIFAGPRVRLSGGEVKISPDPDRATFFDKLGLVILIGLVLIVIAYSLPAIEVYSRGLSPAPPYNPLTGAPVTTS
- the cyoE gene encoding heme o synthase, with product MVKPYLVLLKPRVIWLLVLASVAGYVYAAPVVDWGSLLALVVVGVLSSGGAAAFNHVFERDIDALMSRTAARPLPRGLVSVGAAFAYASAVSALGVLLSLAWLGPLPTLFVVLGWFSYVVVYTVWLKRRSWLNVLAGGFAGNASFLTGYVFGRGTLDWPGVLMSFAVYLWIPAHIWSLAYRYREDYRRAGVPMFSTVVDQRTAVVAISLLNIASALYMAFLYVLFGGDPLGYVFVAPAVGLTLYTSALALVKKSDDAFWKMFKASSPALALFLIALVLH
- a CDS encoding SCO family protein, with amino-acid sequence MSTRSLILLAVAIVLPFVVALVMQSGQTTAEEHSGLFERIVPTCYIPGQEPAAADFTLVDQFNRTVTLSELWSRPVLITFTYSWCPDVCPTMHLVLNRTLPMIRGYIGAVLDVSLDPERDTPRRLYAYSTGNRYNWTFLTGDPKTLERVWSAYGVYRYVEQRPTGPYIVHSVDWIVVKDGKILGRVRGLPSPETLAKYLIDIAERRCGYSAPTPTSQPTTATPPAISTTLIMITAVGAAVVAALAKRR
- a CDS encoding c-type cytochrome translates to MKTSLVIIIAVVIIVVVAALALVGLGTPATQTPTHPSPTTSPSPTQTTTQTQQPQTTEQPPSAPLYNAELANKGLSFFKEVGCVACHSIKSLGVSGGNVGPDLSKALLDSQSQWLGRYYKENGLQNPASDPAKAAELLAKFLTQPPQYATTMTAQIAAYKSLYGDQWEKEYVPALVELMKMAASK
- a CDS encoding cbb3-type cytochrome c oxidase subunit I — protein: MHVLEKLLDYLTTTDAHKIGIMYITLSVINFVLAGVMAFYMRLTIAATPPGSPTPAEFPDRLYYWAMSLHGLAMLLLFATQAVVGLGNLLVPKLIGAPDLYWPRINALSFWMQVPATILFWSGALFWQQGDAPGWTLYAPLSTRSQSIGVDLILFGIIIGGFSSTLTGINFILTITRLRRPDIPMLDMSLFAWSILAASLLMVAALPPLAVGSIMLILERHLGMAFFDQPIGDPRLWQHIFWFFGHPEVYILVLPAMGLVSEIIQRMAGRRAYGYTAIAISSVAIASISFAVWMHHMFTAVQDYAPRIAFAITTMAVAIPSGVKVFNWVATLYGGRIRLKAPMLFMLTFLLFFIVGGVTGVFFPVVTLDLHLQDTYFVIGHFHYIVNAIAFAAFGALLYYFPHLTGRWYHEGAAKISWALITVGGFATYTLMAAAGVLGSPRRYAGAPTPDLYPYHAAMTVFTFVLTAGIALLFFNIVWSLFNGRPVKNREDPWGTAKIGLPDVVPPLVKTHHEPNPWPFIFGNAMILVPFGVLSLLKGYSPIVANSGLFTGGMPMGILALGVFLAFGVAWLRFDLVGNWLKMRHMDGAAHFEIPKPPSVWGDLKASVGWVIFSEFVIFATLISSAYYARVVLYDKWTAAAEHLPPLLGPLSIAMSIALWSSSFTAMAARRALLSGSLGRFYGWLAATMGLGLFFAAGQFFAEYPELMHHGFAPGSSIVANYFYTLVTLHGFHVIIGLVFWAVVAVMVRLGYWGPRRPQGVEAAEYYWHFVDGIWVLLFSTFYLGLINAIPPPYAAGA